One region of Acropora muricata isolate sample 2 chromosome 13, ASM3666990v1, whole genome shotgun sequence genomic DNA includes:
- the LOC136895011 gene encoding G-protein-signaling modulator 2-like yields the protein MDDEAGSERVHTSKRRSAFQSQIDYQKAFEHHETHLKIAIESSDRAGELAAYGNLGNAYYSLGDNRKAIQYLEKQLEIAKEIGDQDIEKTAYGSLGNSYRSVGDHRKAIEYHEKHLKIAKKVGDQGGIGKPCGNLGNAYSSLGDYRKAIEYHEKHLKVAKEIGDQGGEGGAYGNLNNAYHSLGDYRKAIEYHEKHLKVAKEIGDQGGEGGAYGNLGNAYDSLGDHRKDIDYHEIHLKIAKEIGNQGGEGRAYGNIGIACGSLGDYQKAMDYLEKQLKIATEIGDQGEEELAYENLGNAY from the coding sequence ATGGATGACGAAGCCGGAAGTGAAAGAGTTCACACAAGTAAAAGAAGAAGCGCTTTCCAGTCACAaattgactatcaaaaagctttTGAGCATCATGaaacacatttgaaaattgcaatagaaagcAGTGACCGGGCAGGAGAAttagcagcctatggaaatctcggtaatgcttactactcactgggtgacaatcgaaaagccattcaatATCTTGAAAAACAGttagaaattgcaaaagaaatcggtgatcaagacATAGAGAAaacagcctatggaagtctcggtaattcTTACCGCTCAGTTGGTGACcaccgaaaagccattgaatatcacgagaaacatttgaaaattgcaaaaaaagtcGGTGATCAAGGCGGCATAGGAAAACCCTGTGGAAATCTAGGTAATGCTTACAGCTCACTAGGTGactaccgaaaagccattgaatatcatgaaaaacatttgaaagttgcaaaagaaatcggtgatcaaggcggagaaggaggagcctatgggaATCTTaataatgcttaccactcactgggtgactaccgaaaagcgattgaatatcatgaaaagcatttgaaagttgcaaaagaaatcggtgatcaaggcggagaaggaggagcttatggaaatcttggtaatgcttacgactcactagGTGACCATCGAAAAGacattgattatcatgaaatacatttgaaaattgcaaaagaaatcggtaatcaaggcggagaaggaagagcctatggaaatatcgggaTTGCTTGCGGGTCGcttggtgactatcaaaaagctatgGACTATcttgaaaaacagttgaaaattgcaacagaaatcgggGATCAAGGCGAAGAAGAATtagcctatgaaaatctcggcaatgcttactGA